The following are from one region of the Mangifera indica cultivar Alphonso chromosome 14, CATAS_Mindica_2.1, whole genome shotgun sequence genome:
- the LOC123195985 gene encoding 3-oxoacyl-[acyl-carrier-protein] reductase FabG-like, translating into MEKPVKKVLLTSGGDEISQNIAFNLAKRGCRLVLMGNEKRLQSVAEKIKSSFKGVEAVEVVGVDMEDEREATFDEAVDKACRILGNLDALVHCYTYEGKMQDPLQLAEEEFRKLVRINFMASWFLLKSVGRRMRDNNAGGSIIFLTSIMGAERGLYPGAAAYGACSAGVQQLARTAALDLGKYKIRVNAIIRGLHLQDEYPLAVGKDRAERLVKDVVPLQRWMDVENDLASIVAYLISDGSRYMTGTAIFVDGGQSLARPRMRSFM; encoded by the exons ATGGAAAAACCCGTGAAGAAGGTGCTGCTTACCTCTGGTGGGGATGAGATTTCGCAAAACATTGCTTTCAATTTGGCCAAACGGGGATGCAG ATTGGTTTTGATGGGAAACGAGAAGCGCCTTCAAAGTGTTGCAGAGAAGATAAAAAGTTCATTCAAGGGTGTTGAAGCAGTCGAAGTGGTTGGAGTTGATATGGAGGATGAGAGAGAAGCAACATTTGATGAGGCAGTGGATAAGGCTTGTCGAATTTTGGGCAATCTGGATGCTTTGGTGCATTGCTATACTTACGAAG GAAAGATGCAAGACCCGCTACAATTAGCAGAGGAGGAGTTCAGAAAATTAGTGAGAATCAATTTTATGGCTTCATGGTTTCTTCTAAAGTCTGTTGGCAGAAGAATGCGAGACAACAATGCAGGAGGTTCCATTATATTCTTGACCTCAATAATGGGGGCGGAGAGAGGACTTTATCCGGGAGCTGCTGCCTATGGTGCTTGTTCAGCTGGTGTGCAGCAGTTAGCTCGT ACAGCAGCATTGGATCTGGGAAAATACAAGATCAGGGTCAATGCTATCATCCGAGGTTTGCACCTACAAGATGAATATCCTCTAGCAGTGGGGAAGGACAGGGCTGAGCGGTTAGTTAAGGACGTAGTGCCGCTGCAGAGATGGATGGATGTCGAAAATGATCTGGCTTCAATAGTCGCCTATCTAATCAGTGATGGTTCACGGTACATGACTGGAACGGCCATATTTGTCGATGGAGGACAGTCTCTGGCTAGGCCTAGGATGCGATCTTTCATGTAA
- the LOC123195986 gene encoding 3-oxoacyl-[acyl-carrier-protein] reductase FabG-like, whose amino-acid sequence MEKPVKKVLLTSDGDKISQNIAFDLAKRGCRLVLMGNEKRLQSVAEKIKSSFKGVEAVEVVGVDMEDEREATFDEAVDKACRNLGNLDALVHCYTYEGKTQDPLQLVEEEFRKLVRINFMASWFLLKSVGRRMRDNNAGGSIIFLTSIMGAERGLYPGAAAYGACSAGVQQLARTAALDLGKYKIRVNAIIRGLHLQDEYPLAVGKDRAERLVKDVVPLQRWMDVENDLASIVAYLISDGSRYMTGTAIFVDGGQSLARPRMRSFM is encoded by the exons ATGGAAAAACCCGTGAAGAAGGTGCTGCTTACCTCTGATGGGGATAAGATTTCGCAAAACATTGCTTTCGATTTGGCCAAACGGGGATGCAG GTTGGTTTTGATGGGAAACGAGAAGCGCCTTCAAAGTGTTGCAGAGAAGATAAAAAGTTCATTCAAGGGTGTTGAAGCGGTCGAAGTGGTTGGAGTTGATATGGAAGATGAGAGAGAAGCAACTTTTGATGAGGCAGTGGATAAGGCTTGTCGAAATTTGGGCAATTTGGATGCTTTGGTGCATTGCTATACTTACGAAG GAAAGACGCAAGACCCGCTACAATTAGTGGAGGAGGAGTTCAGAAAATTAGTGAGAATCAATTTTATGGCTTCATGGTTTCTTCTAAAGTCTGTTGGCAGAAGAATGCGAGACAACAATGCAGGAGGTTCCATTATATTCTTGACCTCAATAATGGGGGCGGAGAGAGGACTTTATCCGGGAGCTGCTGCCTATGGTGCTTGTTCAGCTGGTGTGCAGCAGTTAGCTCGT ACAGCAGCATTGGATCTGGGAAAATACAAGATCAGGGTCAATGCTATCATCCGAGGTTTGCACCTACAAGATGAATATCCTCTAGCAGTGGGGAAGGACAGGGCTGAGCGGTTAGTTAAGGACGTAGTGCCGCTGCAGAGATGGATGGATGTCGAAAATGATCTGGCTTCAATAGTCGCCTATCTAATCAGTGATGGTTCACGGTACATGACTGGAACGGCTATATTTGTCGATGGCGGGCAGTCTCTGGCTAGGCCTAGGATGCGATCTTTCATGTAA